ATATTTGAACCTGCAATCACTGTAACTTTTAGTAAATAAatcaaatattaattttttacaaGAATCAAATACTCCTATTTTACCACTATCGACTTTAAGGAAGCAATTTCTTTTGAGGAAATTCAATCTATTTTTTACCACCTATCCATTTGTTTTACTTTCTCACAAACCCAAAACCTAAAACTAAAACAAATCGAAAGTTCTATACTAAATACAAGGAAAAGAGGCAATTACCTGATCTTTTACTTTCTGAAAGGAAGCAGAGAACTAATGTTCCCAAATTCCGCATCCCCAACAAAAAGTAAGATCCATGTATGAATGTTTTGCTCCagcaaataataaaatgagaTATTTCTGATGCAACAGTGTGCATCATTTTGACTTTATAAGGAACTGAGGCAATCTTTTATCAACATAAACAAAGGATTGGTGTAAGCGGCTCCTCCTAGTTTCTCAAACATGACCCCGTCCATACGGGCTTGGATTCCATCAGATGATGCCACATCATTTAGCAACTCTTTTAAAGTTCTATCTGCTCCGGCTAAAGAGCTCCCTATGCCGCTTAAAACTTCCGGTAAGGATGCGGATGGCCTTGACAGCTCAACAACAGAAACCTGCAGTTTTAACAACTTATTAGGAAGACTAAGAAATTCATCTCCATTACATCAAAGTGATAGAGAAAGAGACGACAGTACAAATAAAAAAGGAGGAAATTAACTCACGAGATAGTTTCTACTCTTCAAAAAACATTTTTGCTTTTCCAGTCAAAGTTTCTCACCTCTTACTACATTTTCAGTTACTAATAGTAGAAAGCAGCTTCCAAGCTTTGTTAGGTATTAGTAACATTAAGTTAGTTGGCCATCAAACATCATCatgtatttctttttattttattttataagtgAGCATTTTATAAACAAAAGAAGCAGAAAGAATGTGCAGTGGTCACATCATGATCCTTACAAGTATTTCAAATTCCATATCCaggaatcttccaaaaactcaGTTCCTACATCATCATGTATTTCTTTTTTCTGAATAAAACACAAAGGGATGAGTACCATACATGGTTCACATCTGACTAATGAAAACAATAACTATTGTTTAGATTTCCAAAAAATGCTATCATTAAACCCATTATAATTTGGCAACAATGAAAGGTGGCTCAGAGTGCACAAAAACAAAGCTAAATCTGCTGCTTGACAGCAGCACACATTAAAGTATCTTGCAAGAAAGTCAGAGCAGACCGCGTCTACGATGTAGTGAGCCTTTGTCAAGCTATTCCCTTTTGCTACAATTTGACTTCTTTTTATCTCAAAGTTGTGGCAATTATTGATGAAAGAAGCAACTGAGATGATCTAGAACCCGGTTTTGGCAGGAAAATTCACCAGCTCTCTATTAGAAGATCAAGAGATTCAGATCCTGAGGTTCCCAAGAGAGTTCCAGAATTTAACTAGAATGACAGTTGACAAAGATCCAAGCATAAACTGAAATATAGACTTGAGAATCATGCTTCAGAAAGCACAGCACTACAATCTATGTGCTCAAACTTGAAATAGCTGTTTTTAACAGCAAAATAAGATTTGCTTATGCCGCACCTGTTTTTCCTGAGGTATATTGGCCTTCTGTTTTGCAATTGCGACAGCACGAGAGAGACCACCGATAGCATCAACTAGACCTCGTGAAAGAGCATCATTTCCAGTCCAGACTCTCCCTTGTGCAACCTCCTCCATTTTCTCCACCTAAAATGCAGTGCTTCGTATTTTCAATCAACTGATAAGTAAAGTAATGACTGTTCCATTCTAAGCTGTACTCTTCACCAGTAGCATACCGTCATTGATCTTGAAAGGGCAGCCTTGTCCCGGAATTGGGTATATGCATGCTGTGCAGATTTGGCAAACAGCTCTGCTTCCTCAGGCCTGCAGATGAAATTCTATCTGATAATATACTAAATCAAAATACAAGACAGAATTGGGTATATGCATGCTGTGCAGATTTGGCAAACAGCTCTGCTTCCTCAGGCCTGCAGATGAAATTCTATCTGATAATATACTAAATCAAAATACAAGACAATAGTTGGATTTCCACTTGTAGGCATTTAAAACAGCAGCTAAGCTCAAAATCCACTAAGTACAGAAGTGGAAGTTCTGATTTTGGTGTTCTGCGTAAGTACAGAAGCTATCCTACTTTTTACGAGCAAACTTCAGCTGGCTTATAGAGGCCCCAAAAACGGAGCAGTAAGAACAGAATGATGTAACGTGAAATTCACGACTTAAGGTTATGTTCTTATAAAATGGGGTTCAAGGTGTAATGGACCACCCAGTGACATGTATAACCTCAAGGAAGACGGAAAAATTTCACCTGAATGGTCGTTGTTCAGCCGCAGTAAGCTCTGCATATCTTCCCCTTGATATTATCTCCTTATTGAAGCCAATTTTTTCATATAAGTTTCCCAAGTTGAATTTTCCTGCCAAAAACATGTAATTTTAACATATTGAATCTGATTAAAATATTTGCACGGGgatatatgtgaaatgggagTCCTAGCTCATAAAGCCAATTCCACTATGGAAGACCTCGTACAAGTACATTTTGTGAATATTAAGGACCAACGAAACTAAATACAAGGGGGCATGAAATGGCAGAACGAAAGACTTCCAGAACAGCATGGATATCAAAGGAAAACCCAGAGGAACCAAGGAACGGAAAAATTGAAACTATAAAGGATTGACACTCGTGTGGAAGCAAATACATGGACCGGCATAATTGCCTCTCCCACAGGCCAAAATCTTGGAGGTTTCATCAAGACACACATCAACTCGACCCAATCTCCACTACTTGCAGGCACACCCACCCACCCacctgcacacacacacacaccaaaGAGAGTTGTCATCCCAATTTTACTACTATCAGTTCAAGCTCAAATTGTCAGTGTTCTAAAGAATTGGGAGCAACGGGTGGGTGAATGACCGAGTTGGGATAAGGGAAGGGGAGGGCCTAGTGAAGAGATAGAATGCAAGGGCTCTAGCCTCTACCTGTGAACTACCATCTCTAACTACATAACCTATCTGTAAGATACAATTTATCCTCCGTCTTATATTTTGGTTATTCATGTTATTTTGTGGAAAAAATCATTAATTTCCACATCAGGCTTGTTATATGGACAAAGCACTAACATAGCCTCAACCCGAAAGATATTCAATTCTATAGTTGGACTTAACTCCAAATACTTTCTCCAAATAAAAGCTTGGAAAAAATTCGGCTATTCCATTCAATATAGAACTGTCTAGTTACACTTCAATATATTCTGAGATGGTAAGTAATGGAACTAAATTTGGTATACATTGTGAAAGACAGACTGTTGGGACAATTAAAGGAACCTTGCCCCCTCACAATCCAGTTCTATGGACTAATCTGGAGGGCATAAAAAGAATATCTGTACAATCAACCTTGTAAGAGCACCAAATGCGATACAAGAACATACAGTTCAGGCATGTGCGCTGAGTTTTCGTAGTAGTTGGGACTGATTACTCCTATGGACGGCATTCAAAGAGAGacattttgattttgatttatcCTCTGGTGAAGATGGTATAAGAAAGAGCTTGGAATTAGACAAGATCCGCTTATGCAAGGAATCATTGACCAATCATGCATTCTAGCAAAGCAGCACAAAGGCTTCAAACAAGTTGTACCACACAAGGAAAAACACCTGGCATTCAAGATCGAGATTTTCCCCCCTCAATATCTTCCTTTAAAAGGTAAAAGAGTGTGGAAAGTTCAACTGGGTCTAACATGAGTAGAAACCTTCATCAATTTGGAGATATAAATAAATCTGGTCAATCAATTACCAATCCATGCTTCTGCACCTTAAGTGTATCCCTCAGCTCACAGACAGGTGAACGttttactttttactttttttcttttgataacGTAAAAGTTTATTAGGTAACCTACAGGCAAACTAAAAGCAGTCGGACCAACTAACGATGAATAATTCAACAAACATAAAATTATAAGGCCAAAGGATTACGGACAAACAAAAGCAATATTGATTGCATAGTAACCATTTGGGttttatgatttttcttctaAAACAACTAGGATTAAGGAGTTTCTGAAGAGCACAGGTCATTCCAACTTAAGTAAAAACACTGTCTAACCATCACAAGGAACATAGTTCACCTGCATGGTGATGCTTTCAAGCGGTTGGGAGCTATTTCTAATTCTTAAAGGTGGATGGTAAATTTACCTACATTTCGGTTCCtgaattatgtttggatcaagaTATGCAACAGTAACTGCAATTCAAGATATCTCTTAATCAGTTACAAACTTTTGGGAGCTGATAACACCTGCACAGAAATTATCTTGCTAGTGCAAAttacaagtcctaaaacacaatACACACACTTGTGAAGCACAAGGTTCTGCGGAAAATTATTCCAGCTCTGACATTAGCCCCAAATTTAGTGTACCACTCAATCACAGTTTGTAAGGAGCTAGAATTTATTCTAGTAGCTAGATTTACCTGTCACCACACCTATTGAACCTGTCAGTGTAAGGTTCTCCGCCACAATAGCTTGTGTAGCCATTGCCATATAATATCCTCCACTGGCTGCCACATCAGCCATGGATGCTATAACAGGCTTAGTTTCTGCCAGCAGTCTGATTTCTCTCCACATTCTGTGGAGAAAAGCATCCTAATCAATCAACAGAGAACTTggtttgaaaaaaataaaataatgttCGTCAGAGTCTATTACAGAAGCTTTTATATGTGGAAAATATATTGACTGCTTTGAAGACAAGGAAAGAACAATATCACATTCTATTTTACAAGTGATTTAGCTGAAGTATCATCGAAGAACTCAAAACAGGAGATTAAATGAAAATAAAGAGTTGAGATTTCCATTGTACAAGACAATCAAATAAGCAGTTAGGATTTTGTGTTACTTTACCTATAAAAAACATGGAAGAATGTAAATGCAACATTATAGAAgttaaaaggaaaaaattcagacAGCCAAGTGGCTCCTAACATAGTGCATACAAAGGAAAGAGCCACCATATAACAGGACTTACAGATCAGAAGCAAGAGCGTCACCTCCAGGACTATCAATTCGAAGGACGACAGCTTTATACCTTTTCGACTCTGCATAGCATAGCCACACATGAAatacaaaagaaagaagaaaatttcACAACCACAAGAAAGAAGCCAAAATAAGCACGCAATCACCTAAACCTATCAAGCTTTTTCCTCCATTCATCTTAAATCAGCACATATGAAGCATCCAAATCTGCTGCAATTTAGAGTGTACAACACATGCAACAACAACACCAACAATAtacccaatataatcccacaagtggggtcagTATGTACACAACCTTACCTCTACCTTGTGcaggcagagaggttgtttccgatagaccctcggctcaaagcaAGCATTCATACAATTTACAACACATGCAGGAGCCTTAAAGGACATCTTCATTGACTTCCTACTGGTTACCTGAAAATTTTACATACCGTTCTTCTAAAATAACTTTCATAGCTGATAGCAACTTCATGCATTACATGAAAAAATAAGCCTGCAACTAACAATAACCAAGCTGGCCTTACCATCTTTTAGGTTCACTATTAAAGTCTGAAAAAGAAGAAACATTGAATATGAGTGTAGCACTTTGATTATTCAAGTACACCACTAGCAACGTAACACTAACACAGTCCTAGCAAGAATTTTTCTCCTTCATACTTAGCAAACGCTTTTCAAAAATACAAATCTCTCCAGAATCTAAGTTGGAAAGAGAGGAAAGAGCACTAAgcaaattggaaaagaaaaaaaaaggtagcCAGAACTGTACAGAGTGGATAATGCCTTGTTTCTGCAAAATGTCTTTTTGAAACTAAAAACTTGGTATTCATGATTTATGGCTAATCAAGATTCACTGTGTAACGACCAACTGTTTTCACATATCTTGACCACTTAATGAATCATTCACGAATTGTGCACATACAAGTACAGTTCATACCTCGTACACTACGAATTTTCTCAATTAACTGCTCTGCTACAATTCCTGAACTGGATGAACTAAATCGACCGCGTGTGCGACTAATGCTCCCAGAGGCTCGAATCACAGCTATCTGTTCTTTATAACCTGTCAGACCGAGAGTCCATCTCCTAACTCTTGAATACTTCCTGCGTCAGAATATAATAACCACAAAATGATTTTAAATACAAAAGGAAAATAGTGCATAACAGATGAAACAAAGAAATTTGGAGAGAGGACACTAAAATACAAGACAATTGATGGTTGACAAAATCCCAAGTCAAACTGAAAAAAGTTATGACACATTCCCTGTTTCGCAGTAGCCACCCGGGATATTTTGCAGAATTacacaaaataatatttttttcccTTAGTTTTGATACTCTCTGAAAATTCAAGGGCCATAGATTAGTCCAAAAACAACAGTAAAGTGCAAGGCCAAATTCCAAAATATTGCATCTTCACTTCAATTAATAAAGATCATCAGTTGATCTCATGAAAAGAAACGTACAAAATATTGGTGCAAAAAAGCAATCCTGAGAAAAACATATCCAGGTGACttgaaattcaaaaagaaaaaacctGTAATCAACTGCAGGGAGATTTTTGTCCTTCGGAATTTCCAAACGCTCTTTCAACATTGACATTACCTGAGTGTTGAACAATCAGTGATCCCTTCATTAACCATGGGAAAAAAAGTGATTTTTAAGTTCTTATGAACATGTCAAGTTCATGAAGCAAGTTAAACATTTTTATGCAGAGTGACTAAATTCAGATGGCCAGATGCATAAATGACACAGCCTCTATCAGCTTAGTACAATAAAAGAGATTACAGTGTGTGCCACTCTTGTTTTCTAGGCAACAATGCTAGCATACAACTTAGTTGCTCTCCTTATAATCACACATAGACCTGCAATGCGTATGTCATCTGATGAATACGGACTGTTTACttattataataattttttaaCTAGAAGTCAACGAAACTGATCTACAACTTAGTTGCTCTCCTTATAATCACATATAGATAGACCTGCTATACGTATGTCGTTTGATGAACACTGACTGTTTACTTATTAAATGAATTTTTAACTAGAAGTCAATGAAACTGATTTCCAAGATTTCATCACTGGCATAAGCTAACGGGTAAAGTTGCTGCCacgtgaccaggaggtcacaggttcgagccgtggaatcagCCTCCGGCAGAGAtgtagggtaagactgcgtataATAGACTCTTgcggtccggcccttccccggatccCACGCATTGCTGGCGCTTAGTGCACTGGGCtgcccctttttttttcttttcataagctaaaaatatataagaaaaggGTGAAAACATTGGATACTGAGGTCTGCTCATCATAAGACTGTAAAAGAGTACAGAGATTATGATAACCTGTGCAgctataaaatttgtatataaagTTCAGTCCTCATAAAAGTTTGGTATGCATCCCAGATTAGAAGACCTGCTTTTGCGAGGTCCCTTCGGGTACACCCGATAAAGTTGAAATCATAGAGAGGCCTAGTTTGGCAAGCAAAGAGATCAGACACAATGTTGAAGAAGTGTAATAGATTACTCCCTCCGTTACAAAAAGAGTGAAGGGCTCAGAGTATGAGAGTCAAAATGTCAAATCTCAATTCGGACATTGATTTCTTAATCTTTTTAAGCTAAAATTTGCAACAAATGTAAATTAGATAAAGAAATACTATAGTTACaactttttttataaataaaaacatttcaaaaatatatgAAACATTTGTGGTCAAAGAAAAAAATGTTTGATCACATAAAAAATAAGTGTCATCTAAACCGGAATAGAGGGAGTATTATTTAATATGAGAATATCTCAACATTCCATGAACAAAACATTTATATCATATATATAAAGATGAATTCTTGATTTAATTTCTAATGCAGAGAGAGGTAAATCATCCTAGAATCACCTACACCAGAATGGTCAATTAAATGGCACATACTAGTAGTTGACTACATTTTTTTCCCTTCATGATATCTTAAGAATCGACTTTCCGTGGAAAAGAAGTAAATCCATTACCATTCCCAATTTATTTGAAAAGAACCCCCCGACCCCACccacaaaaaaataaaaggaaaaaactcAGCCATTAAATCAGTTGAACTTACAAATAATCACAGAACTGTTTCTATCAAGTAATGCCTCAAGACACCTAGCAACTTACTGTACCTCATCATCGTACTTTATATCTGTTATCCAGCTCTCTTCCTTTAGCCTTTCAACTTGGTAAACTCCGTCATTGACGAAATGTTCAATGTCTTCTTTTTTCTTCCCTAAGTAAGAAAATCAGATCATGAAAATCCCCACTGGAATAGCTTTATATCTCCACTTATGAACTTCAAATCTGAAGTCACCTTTAGTGAGAGCAACTTTTTCGAGCCAATTTCCATAGATATTATCAAGTAATGCAGTTAGCATCTCTCGATTTTCATCAGATATACTTTTACGCATTAGTTGATCTCCAGCACTCTTATATCTACCAATTCTTTCCACTTGTGGCTCAATTCCAACTTTCTCAAAGACACCTGCAGAGCAACATATTTGCTGCAGTTAAGGGGTGATCGTAAGCAATTTAAGATCACATTTGCACTTTTGTTAAACAATTGAGGCTGCATTCACCCACTCACTGAAACCCCAATAACACTGGCCAGCAAATTCCAGTAACTCTGGAGTGAAATAGGTTTATACTTTTTGCACTTTTGCATAAATTGGAATATAGAAAAAAGTATTATTGCAATGATGACTAACTCAATATTCCGAAAATGAAGCTCAGCCAGCATTCCATACATCCAAGGATCAGTAAGAATTTAGCACTTCCGGGATAGTTAAGGGAAACTTGTCTCGCCAAGATTCTATTTGTATCAGCTGGGAGCTAAAGAACTAACCTCCCAAAAATGATGCTTGAACTGATAGACCATACAAGGCAAAGTAAGCACTTGGAGGGGCATAAAGCTCTTGACAAGCACAGCCGATGTAATACTCCTTTTCACCACAAGCAGGTGCATAGCCAACTATGAATTTACCTGAAAAATAACAAAGATTAATGctcttctttactttcttttTCCTAATTCCAGAAAAAGTATCTTATATTGAACTCTTTCAACATGAGAAGCTTAATTAATCCAAGTAATTTTTCAGTCTATGCAACATTATACTCATTTTAAATTCAGACTTGTTGCGCAATCAGTTACCTCAGATGCTACTATGAAGGAAAATACTTCTACATAATGATCAAAAATAAAGAGATGTACGTATAATTCTAAGACTTTATAAGGAAGTAATATTGCTATTCTTTTAGCATTTTTTTTTTACTGGAAAGGTAAGAAAGATATATTTTTCTAGCATTGCTTCTTAATCAGTCAAGCATTGATAATATTTTCTCTTCAAAATTGTCTTGAAAGTTTAGATTTCTTATAAGATAGTTTCTAGTCTAATATTCATCTCACCTGAGACATGGCATTACTCCAATTTCATAACATAGGAAGCACTGAAATACGCACATACTTCAAGATGCCGGACATACTTGAAAACTTCATCACATATGAGACGTACAGAATGAGCACAAGAATTTTCCATTCATTTGCATTGAGGAATTGGGACTAGTAGGCACACAGATAAGATGGGGAAAGCAGCGACCACTTCTTGTAGTCAATCGTAGTGAACGTGGAAAATGTTGTGACTCTATTGTTCTTCAAAGCGATAAACAAAGACAGAAGGGCGTACTTGCCTTAGAGTCTAGTATGGTGGATCTTACATAATTCTGATAATGTCCAGATAAAACAACTCCCAGGGACCTTGAAATTTCCATCACCTCTCAAATTAGTTCACAACAACTTTTGACATTGATCTCCAATAGTCACTTATCTTATTTTGTGGTCTTGGTCCAAGAGGGCAAAGAATATTTCCTCCCTTCCAGTCCCTCAACCTAAAAGTTCCTATAGTACTAAAGGCTTATATATATGAATGCCTTCATCTATTCATTATGTCCTAGATTTTTTTTGTTCCTACTTGGATTAAAATATTTCTCTTCCTTGGTTCAAATTCAACCCTTACAAGCTTACAGCGACAGATATAACAAAATGTCATCTTTTTCCTCTTTCCCAAGTAAGTTACATAATCAAGTGACAAGCACATGAACATTTTACAGCTTTCAACATTCCACAAAAGTATAAAGATGAAACCTTGCCTGATTTCCTGAAGTCCAGTATATGCCTCCGAATTTCTTCAACTTTGCCCCAGCCACAACTCAAAGGTTCAATGTGGAGATAAACACCAGAGATTCGAGGATCATACGCGGCCTTTATGAAGTTCTCACAAATTTGAGGTAGAGATAATCCTGAAGAGAAACGGCTCTGTAACTGATCAGATATCTGACATGACAAACAGTACAAGAGTTTCAACTACTTCAActaaacagaaaagaaataactaaataagcATTAGCAAAATAAAAGTATTCTATGTTATTCAATCTGTATTACTATAATAAATAACAAAACAGTAAACTTTCTgaaacagaaacagaaagttaGCAGCAACAGAATGTCGAAATAATATATGAAAAAATAATTTCGGAATAAATCGAGTCCATTGAATGcacagtgtgtccttaaggaaattattcccctcaagtacccgAGGTGCTGGAATATTATCCTCCaggatagaacgatttaactcaccGGTGTATTGGTAACCAAAAACCACAGTGTCAGCGAACCACTCAATGGTAGTAAATCACAATGGAATAgatttgtgcagaagaagaaaaAGTCTTGAAGTTCAGAAAATTCGTAAGGAAAAATATGAGGAATCAAACGAATTTATAGCCAATGGAAGTACTGTTTCT
This sequence is a window from Nicotiana sylvestris chromosome 3, ASM39365v2, whole genome shotgun sequence. Protein-coding genes within it:
- the LOC104235361 gene encoding serine protease SPPA, chloroplastic isoform X1; protein product: MAKLLSTPRLTSIHLRTVTSTLSKPSSSPIHTSPARSLISLHYTTRLLNLPSADNRCRIHRNFSVSAFDTKNDDVSSSSKDGTKEELGSEINGDDDSAKSNSTKEDQYPSGEFELEEYGAWKSLLVKFRMLFAFPWERVRKGSVLTMKLRGQISDQLQSRFSSGLSLPQICENFIKAAYDPRISGVYLHIEPLSCGWGKVEEIRRHILDFRKSGKFIVGYAPACGEKEYYIGCACQELYAPPSAYFALYGLSVQASFLGGVFEKVGIEPQVERIGRYKSAGDQLMRKSISDENREMLTALLDNIYGNWLEKVALTKGKKKEDIEHFVNDGVYQVERLKEESWITDIKYDDEVMSMLKERLEIPKDKNLPAVDYRKYSRVRRWTLGLTGYKEQIAVIRASGSISRTRGRFSSSSSGIVAEQLIEKIRSVRESKRYKAVVLRIDSPGGDALASDLMWREIRLLAETKPVIASMADVAASGGYYMAMATQAIVAENLTLTGSIGVVTGKFNLGNLYEKIGFNKEIISRGRYAELTAAEQRPFRPEEAELFAKSAQHAYTQFRDKAALSRSMTVEKMEEVAQGRVWTGNDALSRGLVDAIGGLSRAVAIAKQKANIPQEKQVSVVELSRPSASLPEVLSGIGSSLAGADRTLKELLNDVASSDGIQARMDGVMFEKLGGAAYTNPLFMLIKDCLSSL
- the LOC104235361 gene encoding serine protease SPPA, chloroplastic isoform X2 → MAKLLSTPRLTSIHLRTVTSTLSKPSSSPIHTSPARSLISLHYTTRLLNLPSADNRCRIHRNFSVSAFDTKNDDVSSSSKDGTKEELGSEINGDDDSAKSNSTKEDQYPSGEFELEEYGAWKSLLVKFRMLFAFPWERVRKGSVLTMKLRGQISDQLQSRFSSGLSLPQICENFIKAAYDPRISGVYLHIEPLSCGWGKVEEIRRHILDFRKSGKFIVGYAPACGEKEYYIGCACQELYAPPSAYFALYGLSVQASFLGGVFEKVGIEPQVERIGRYKSAGDQLMRKSISDENREMLTALLDNIYGNWLEKVALTKGKKKEDIEHFVNDGVYQVERLKEESWITDIKYDDEVMSMLKERLEIPKDKNLPAVDYRKYSRVRRWTLGLTGYKEQIAVIRASGSISRTRGRFSSSSSGIVAEQLIEKIRSVRESKRYKAVVLRIDSPGGDALASDLMWREIRLLAETKPVIASMADVAASGGYYMAMATQAIVAENLTLTGSIGVVTGKFNLGNLYEKIGFNKEIISRGRYAELTAAEQRPFRPEEAELFAKSAQHAYTQFRDKAALSRSMTVEKMEEVAQGRVWTGNDALSRGLVDAIGGLSRAVAIAKQKANIPQEKQDLNLLIF
- the LOC104235361 gene encoding serine protease SPPA, chloroplastic isoform X3; this encodes MAKLLSTPRLTSIHLRTVTSTLSKPSSSPIHTSPARSLISLHYTTRLLNLPSADNRCRIHRNFSVSAFDTKNDDVSSSSKDGTKEELGSEINGDDDSAKSNSTKEDQYPSGEFELEEYGAWKSLLVKFRMLFAFPWERVRKGSVLTMKLRGQISDQLQSRFSSGLSLPQICENFIKAAYDPRISGVYLHIEPLSCGWGKVEEIRRHILDFRKSGKFIVGYAPACGEKEYYIGCACQELYAPPSAYFALYGLSVQASFLGGVFEKVGIEPQVERIGRYKSAGDQLMRKSISDENREMLTALLDNIYGNWLEKVALTKGKKKEDIEHFVNDGVYQVERLKEESWITDIKYDDEVMSMLKERLEIPKDKNLPAVDYRKYSRVRRWTLGLTGYKEQIAVIRASGSISRTRGRFSSSSSGIVAEQLIEKIRSVRESKRYKAVVLRIDSPGGDALASDLMWREIRLLAETKPVIASMADVAASGGYYMAMATQAIVAENLTLTGSIGVVTGKFNLGNLYEKIGFNKEIISRGRYAELTAAEQRPFRPEEAELFAKSAQHAYTQFCLVF